Part of the Brassica napus cultivar Da-Ae unplaced genomic scaffold, Da-Ae ScsIHWf_1191;HRSCAF=1706, whole genome shotgun sequence genome is shown below.
ATAACTTGGTAGGTATTAAACCCCTTCTTAATCaccttcattaaaaaaaaaaactaagatgaaTGTTTGTGAACTTGCCTTACGGAGTATCTCTTTATGCAGCCCTTGTTTTGTTGTACCCCTTGGTATGTTTTGTTGCGGCCCTTGGTATATCACACCTTGGTATGTTTTGTTGCAGCCCTTGGTAtgagaaagagaagatgatatTGGCGATGATATTTTGATGATATGTGATTGAGAAACGAGAATATGAGAAAGAGAAGATGGTATTGGCGATGAACACTGAGACTACAAATGACACAAAGAAACTAGAATACTTTCATTTCATTTCAAACTAGAGTACTTCACTTCATTTAAAGACAATGAGAGTAGAAAACAACAAACCCAACAGCAGTCTTGTGACACAACAAAACAAGAAAGACCAAGCTGTTTCCGTGACACAACAAACCAAGAAAGACATAGCTACTTCCGTGACACAACAAACCAACAAAGACATAAGACTGacacaagaaaacaacaaaacactTCTGCTTTTCCATGTCCGTGACACATCACGAGAAGACCACTGCAATGCTCAACTATGTGATGAACACAACACCtgagaataataaaatttatatgagaACAACAAGACATAAGAATAATAAACAGAAACAGAAACCTGAGATGTGCTCACCCTTCGGAAACAGAACCAGAAACTACTCTGAGCGGCCTGATTCAGAGCAAAAATAAGAATGAGAACCAGAACcaacataaaacataaacagAACTTGCTAAATAAGAAGTAACAATAAGCTTACCCAACATTTCTGTAATAAGCTTCTTTTTTAAAGCTTCTTCAAAGTCAGATAGTGTCTCTTTTTTGGCAATGAGAGTCTCAAGCAGCCCCATCTTGGACAGTCTCTCTTTCACTTCCAAATCTTTCTCCTTAATTGCCCACAAGTTCTGAAACTCAGAGACACCCTTGAGGGCTTCACCGATTCTCTTACCACTTCCTCGTTTCGATGCCTTGACACCAGGAGGACGTTGCTCAGCATCATTGGTAGTCGCGTAAGAGCTTGAGGACTGAGCACCATCGTCACACTTTCTCTTCTTatagcttccatcaatcttaCTACTAGATGCTTCACACCATTTCTGGTCATACCTTAGCTCGTCCCACGCATGTTGAAGATTAAATTTGATCTTGTGATCATTGAAGAAGATCTCGTGTGCTAGTTTAACTACATCATTCTCATTCATTCCACTTGTCTTCTGTCTTGTTGCAGCCTCATAAGAACCAAAAAACTTGGAAACGAGATCATTTATCTTctgccacctctgcttacactgGATAAACCCTCGCTTTTCACTGCCTTGAACCTTTGGACTAGCTGCAAAGTAAGCAGCTATATGCTTCCAGAAAGCAGCAGCTTTTTGCTCATTTCCTACAACAGGGTCCTTGCTGGTGTTCAACCATACGCTAATAAGCACAACATCCTCGGTGAGACTccatttctttgtttcttttttctctgaTGGTGTGTCTTCACGCAAACTTGAAGGGTCAGTACATTGAGTACTAAAAACAGGGAGTTGTGAACAACTCTCACGAAAATAGGTTTGAGGAGGGAAACCATCTTGTTGACTGTTCAACAGATCAACAAAGTTGGAGTTTTGACTATATGGATTCATAGAATCCATATCCTAGACTgtcaaagaagagagaaagaagaagaaatgtgtTTGAAGATGGAAAGAGTCACAATGAACGTGGTTAGCAGATGGAAAGCAGGAGCAGTAACTACAGGGTTTAATAGAGATGAGTTATCACAATTAACCTAACTCTAAGCAGCATTCATTGTCACAATTAACTCAACCACAAACTTAACTCTAAACAAGCACACTGTCCTAACCACAACCTAACTGTAAGCAGCATTCATTATCACAATTAACTCACGCCATCAGTAAAGAAAAAAGCTAGCAAAAGGAGTGAGTTACTCGTACCATTCAATGTTTCTGCCTCAACAAAGCTCGTCGATGTGATTGTTAACCATCCTCTGTTTCAATTCAATGCTTCTGCCTGAACAAAGACACCATCTGTAGTCACTTTATCCCTGCAAAGGCAAAGTAAAAAATAACCTGAGACAAGGtacactttaataaaaaaataagacaaGCAAAACAATATAATCTCCGGTTAGTGGTTTATACTTTACAAATTATATAGAGAGTTGAGCCTTGCTCTGTATAATCTCCAGTTGAGAATCATTCTCTTCCACTCGTGCTCCATGTTGTGTCCTGTC
Proteins encoded:
- the LOC125596334 gene encoding glutathione S-transferase T2-like translates to MDSMNPYSQNSNFVDLLNSQQDGFPPQTYFRESCSQLPVFSTQCTDPSSLREDTPSEKKETKKWSLTEDVVLISVWLNTSKDPVVGNEQKAAAFWKHIAAYFAASPKVQGSEKRGFIQCKQRWQKINDLVSKFFGSYEAATRQKTSGMNENDVVKLAHEIFFNDHKIKFNLQHAWDELRYDQKWCEASSSKIDGSYKKRKCDDGAQSSSSYATTNDAEQRPPGVKASKRGSGKRIGEALKGVSEFQNLWAIKEKDLEVKERLSKMGLLETLIAKKETLSDFEEALKKKLITEMLGRSE